A segment of the Stigmatopora nigra isolate UIUO_SnigA chromosome 15, RoL_Snig_1.1, whole genome shotgun sequence genome:
CCGTATCGCCCCTCCACCAGGACCCCCAGCACAATTTCCTGGCTCAGGtagtcatttattatttattaaacgCCACTTTAACATTTTGAATCAAGATATTAGCTTTCCTAGCAATGGATTGTTGGGCATTATATCCTAGTTTCCCCATACAGGTGGTGGGATGCAAATACATCCGTCTCTACTCGCCAGAAGAGTCCGACAAGCTCTACCCGAACCCGTCTCCGCTACTGCATAACACCAGTCAGGTGATGTTAATATGATTGTGTCTTTAAAATGAATCATGCGAGaggtatacaaaatatgatgaattttgaaaatataattcAATTTGGCCacataataatattaaattgaGCCTACATTGGGCTGCACTTTTTAGGTTTAATACTAAATGGTGCTAGTCCATAGGTGGCCGCCAGGGGGAAGATCAAGCCAAGTGTCAACTTTGTGTATGCTAAATTCagatagatttttttcccaaaagtttaCAGTTAATCAACAATTTTTCAATTAGAATAATAtgtacttgttatttttttgtcaaaaaggcaatttaaaaaactaaaaagataATGAATAAAACTAAATGGGGCCTATTGTCTACTTTTATGTGTAATGctaaaataaaactttaaaaacaaattttaagaacgatcattttacccattttttctaaaaaaggcaaatatttggggtttattttttactttttaaacccAAAAAGTTTTTTGGTACATTAGaaattttaaagaataaaacttGAGAATTCTTACTAGTCTACactattatttttcaatgtaaataatacatatgtatatatatatatttatatattttttttcctttaacagATATTAATACTGCAAAGGTTTGAATTGATTGATCAAGTTTTACCacaattgacgtccaatccgatTTCTCCATTAAAACCAGTCAAAAAGTTAAtattaagaaaacaaaacattacaaaCCCAATCTCATTTAAGCATTTTTCCCCCCCTAGGTTGAGGTTGAAAACCCCGACCCAGAACATTTCCCCGAATTCGCCAAAGCGCCATACCTGGAGTGCATCCTCCGCCCCGGAGACGTCCTCTTCATCCCCATCCAGCATTGGCATTACGTACGTTCCCTTGAGCAAAGCTTTTCCGTCAGTTTCTGGTGGTCCTGATTCAAAAGAAGAATAAAACCATGAAGAAGTCTGAGGTAATCGAGCAACATGTAGTTACttgtttcaacatttttttttaacagattgtCTGCTGTAATTGCACTTTCGACCTTTTAATATGACAAATATCCTCAGGTGTTCACATTTGCATAATTTATGCAAATGAGGGAGCGCTAGCTAAAATGTGCTGCTGGGTAAAGCGGGTCACAGCTGAAGGTGCATAAATTAAGTGTCCCCTGTGGgcagacacacacaaatacacacaaaagacGTAATATGGTATCGTTTAGAGGTTTTTGTTGTACTTCAATTCGAGGGAAATGTAAAATCGGGTTCCTTTCAAAGGATATGAAAAATCTTCACATTTGATTGGTTCTTATTAGAAATGGAAACGGAGTCAAAGGACCTGCTGAGAATGGCCTTAGGTTTTAATTACTTTTGTAGGTAGTAATTTTCAGAACAGGAAATATTTGAACTCATttcttttctctaaaaaaatcaaaaggggTACAAATTGAAAAGGAAATGAGCTCataagtgtatttatttattttcttttcgcACAAGGGTTTCAAATGCTTGGTTTGTGGGCcgatttaacgtcaacttgatttcaggtggaccattttagatataatattaaatttttttttgttataaatggattaaaagaactggattaaaagccctgaatattcaatttttatagatctaaaaaaatgtatattttagcttttttatatatttttagattttaccaaatgattttcgaactaaaaactgaaaaaaaattattaaaaaatgacaattattgatttaaaaggcggaaaatcaggaaatgtaatatacatctatactcttcattttaatttgatcctaaaacaaaaagtcagcactcatgatttacttactcgggccacacaaaattatgaagcgggccaaatttggcccccgggccgccactttgacacctgtgagcACATGTCAATGTCCATTCACATTTCTTGTGGTGCAAATGAATTACTTTTGATGAGAATCAGAAGATCCCTCAAGCACAACAAAAGCTAATCGAAGTCATTCATTAAAATCGAGTGAACCTTCAAAGCTTACCAGCGGCTGTACATGACATAAAATGAAACTATCAGAACCAATAGAAAGTGCTTATCTATAAAAGACGAAAAGACCTCAGATACACTATAGTTATCCTGTCTGTGGCGTAATTTGAAGATTAAACCCAAGTGTATTATTGTCGCAATGTGGCACAATTGACTTGCGATCTTGCAGAACTGCTTACTCTCATTATGAAGTGATCAATATTTAATTACCAGTGAAATAACGTGCACCCTTGTTCCCTTCCCTGCAGCCTATCGTCTTCTTTCTTGCTCTCCGCTTTTTTTGATTAATGTTCTACATTCTTTGCGGCTTCATGTTTGCTGCTGATTAAATTAAAGTATACTTTTTTTCATGTGAAATATAAAGTTATAATCATTACAATAGTAGGGATTGAAAGGCGGGGTTTACTCACATCTCATTAAgacctcatttgcatattacaAACTGATGGGAAGCAGTTTTATGATACAGATACAAAGTATGACTTTTTTGGTTTTGCAGAAAAGATAcatgttgaaaatattttttgtttatacaGAAGATGCTTTATATTTCTGTCAACAAATGCAAcaaatttttttggtgttttaattTTAGCTTAATAAAGAAAACTGTAAGACTGATGTGAAGTTTTTCATCTAAATAGCATATTACAGTACAAccacatatttcatttttttgcagaaatacaAACCTTTTTCAGCAATTTTCAGtttatacagtacattttttccatgaagAATGCAacacaaatctttaaaaaatctcCTAATCTGCATTTATGCAACCAAAATAGTTCATGTAgtaacaaaaattaaattatagaaAATTTGGAAGCCGTTCAGTTATTTGCCcatgttagattagattagattaaattttaAACCCTTTAATAAAAAGCGTGTTTATAACTAGAAAGCAGCAAAATTAAGATAAAGTGGCGAAAGTTAATTTTAGTCTCGTAATAAAAAGGGAAATTCACAACAAGAATTGCATAGCTTTATTTGCAAAAGTTGTTAGcacagcattaaaaaataaaagtattttgacTATAAAAAAAGATTGCTGATTACTACAACTCAGaatattacaacaaaaaaagcataaagtaTTAGCAGCCTGTTAAAAGTGTCCTATTAAATGACACTTAGCATCACAGAACGTTACTTGGCCATTAGCACAATATGCAAATGAACTGAGATGATgataaaatgtatcatttaaaaacTAATAACCCTCAGCGCCTGAAGCTGCTCGTGCTTTCAAAGTATCTTTTTTTGACAGTTATTCCACCGCCTCCGTGTAGGCGTCATCTGCATCGTGCATGCGCTCTGCCACGAAGAAGGAGAGCGTGCCACTAAAACCCAGCACCACCATAATCAGAAGTTGCCATGTGAGTAGCATGGCACCACCATAGAAGAATGCCAGTGCGGCAAAGACTGACTAAATGACAAATAAggggaagaacaaaaaaagaagaaaaaaaactattacccaaacTTGAACCCTATAaagcattatttttctttaaaaaaaaatacactggaaAGAAATTAACTGAGTTAAATTAAGCTGGACTGAAATGAGTTGTTTTTCCTACTAAAAaaatggtgctcggacttttggtcgccggtcttttggtcccttttggtcgccggtcaaatggtgacaactctcaaaattatattcataacatctaagtactgtttaatatccaagtactgtttaatatccaagtactgtttaatatctaagtaatgtttaatatctaagtactgtttaatatctatgtactgtttaatatccaagtactgtttaatatctaagtaccgtttaatatctaactaccgtttaatatctaagtactgtttaatatctgagtacatttgaccggcgaccaaaaaggaccaaaagaccggcgcccaaacgtccagtcacgaaaAAAATGAGTGTGATGAAATGAAGggtttttggggtatttttttctcACCTGTATAAATTTGAAGATGGCAAATGCGGGCGTGCTTTGCTCGGCATGGATGCAGCCAAGGATGCTGTAGAGCTGCGTATTAAAGCAGCTGTCGCCGAGGCCGAGAAGGAAGCTGCAGAGCAGGGCGATGGACACGCTGCAAGGGCATCGCACTCGACGCAGTTAGCGCTCCTAGCGTGCTGGTCCGTAGTTACTACTTATCGCGCTGGTGTCGTACGGAGTCGCCGTTTCTAGATTTACCGTAGTATTCCGCTCGCAAACCGGCCGGGAATTCAACCTTGCGTGTATTTTGTTGATCCATTGGATCTGTTTGTCACTTGTATTACCCCTGAAGTACTTTTGGCATATTTTGgctaaaattgacattttactgGGCTGTTTTCAGCTTTAAACCTTTCATTTTTCAGGAAAacatattgatatatatttgaattatttCAGAAAGATTAGGTTGGTATATTTGGAGAAAATCATGCAAAAGAATGAAATTAGACCCTTCattgtatttgtaaaataaCCTATGAAAATGTACCTTGGGGTGAGAAATGGGCTTTTGGAGGTGGTGCTGCTGAAGACCACAGGGGCGTCGTCAGGAATGTTGAGGAAGATCAGATAGAAGGCCACAAAATGCACCACCATTCCAAGGAAGACCACCGAAGTGCGTCGGAAGCGATTATTCTTGCACACCAAGCCAAACAATCCTCCGCCTGGCAAGCATGGAAAAGGAATATTAAAAgacaatctttgtttttttaatttttttcttccagcagTGTAAAAATACAATAGTTTTATACTACTACAATATACTTTTACCTCTGGGTTATGTTGTTGATGGTAGTATCCCTTAACACATTCACTGTCAAAGGCATTTTTAATTGGGAAAGCATTGAATAATcatgtcaaaatagattggactatTGGAGCTAATAAgatgatatttaaaaataaacatatttttttgtctcattccaaTGTCTACTAATACTGAAAGAtgtcaactttaaaaaaaagttaggaTAACTCTGACTTACTTCCTAAAACCTTGCCCAGTTCCCTTTAAACTCTTCCGTGTTTAGAACTTTATTTAAGATGACCCTATACACAATGCACATTCTACTTCAGAGCAGCTAATGTGTTTCACAAAACTAAGGTTGCGAACCATTTAATTTGAGCAACTCCAGTCCAACCTACCTATGATTTCTCCCACGCCAACCACGATGCCAGAGATGCCGATAAGCCCTTTTGCCGTCTCGCCGAACTGTTCCGTGGCGCCCAGGCACGTCCCATAAATGCCGCTATAGAAGGACAGCTCCAAACCTGCACCATAAGAAAAATTAGATAAGTCCggttttacccaaaaaaaatgcaaaaactcaCCACTATAAGCCATGCAGGGGCTTAGAAGGAGCATGTCCCTGGTCTTCAAGAGCTGCAGCATGGTTTCTATTAATGGAAAATGCAAATAATTTACTTAGAGAAGTAGGACAGACAGAATCATTCAGGAAACGACCATAAATTGTCACCATTACAATTTTAAACATTACTAAACGCAAGTAAAAGATAAAAGCTTTTTATACAAGCCTGGCGTCCCGTCAGGTTTGTAAAATCCAAACCcagaataaaatataaaaataacctTACTGAAATCAGCCTTGACATCTTGTAGAGCTGTATCGGCTCTATGCTGGTacctgaaaacaaaatattgtttttcattttgtttttaattttgttgttaattatgcactttgtggtgaaaactttaaatctcattatacttgtataatgacaaaaaaagcattcaattcaattccattcaaaagATGTATCCGTCTACTACACAGGTAAAGTCATCTCCCACTTTACTTGTCAACATTTAAAGGGGACGGTGTCCAAAAATGAATAACTGTCCATTTACACGACACGGCTAGAAAGCAGTGATTGTCCTTCCTCTTCAGACAGCATCTCCTCCTCAGGTAAGTGAGTCCTCCTTAACGCCAGAAAGCACAGCGTACCCACCACGGATGCCACCAGCAGGGAGAGGAAGATAATCTTCCTGCTGCCGTCTGCTCACAAAACGCAAGGACAGGAGTATTGATCATCTTTTATTCTCGTGTGTCTTACTTACTACAAGCATTCAGCACTTACCTGATATTTCTCTTTTCCCGTTCCACTCCAGGTAAACGTACAAGTTCCCAAAAAGCATGCTGAAAATGAAGACAATTATAaatcaaaaagggaaaaagttcattatgttaagctaactcacatcaaaaaaacatcattactcTTAAGGCTGATGTTATACATTTTCATCCCCATCattttaaagcagtaaaaataatttaactcGAAAATGagaactgcttttttttttgcattatgttAAGCTAACTCACATCAAGAACATCATCTTGCTCTTAAGGCtgattttctacattttcatcTCCATCATTTTACAgcagtaaaaataatataacatgAAAATGAGAAATGTTTTGCATTATGTTAAGCTAACTCACATCAAGAACATCATCTTGCTCTTACGGCtgattttctacattttcatcTCCATCATTTTATAgcagtaaaaataatataacatgaaaatgagaaatcattttttttgcattatgttAAGCTAACTCACATCAAAAAACCTTGCTCTTAAGGCtgattttctacattttcatcccaaaaaaattaaagtatcTTATTTTTGGGTGCTTATTGacttgtaaatgtattttttaattgtaataccTGCATTGTAACAAAGCCCAGAACATGCCCGTATTTCTGTTGATGGTAGAAGCTTCTGAATTCTCCACCAGGAACTGCCCTTGAGCCGTCCACAGCACTAGAACAAGACAGaaagttgaaataaatgaaatcaaGCATGTTCGTGAATCACGTGAGTGGAAGCATGAATAGAGGAGGGTAAAAAATGGGCAGTTAATTCGCCGCATCAAGTGTGACATTATCTTTAATGTGCTGTTAAGTAACGTGTAATCCCAGCACACGGCCTGAGGGTGTCATCATGACCcactaaaccattttttttacttcaagaaTATTCATATCCTCTCGTGAGTTTCATGCTCTGTAACCATATTAatggttatttttaggatttgtcatttatttccatTCGACATGTTTAATCCTTCTTCTTTTAATCTTGACACGTGCAGAGGTGGTCTCCTTTTAATCCGTCACTGACTGGCAATGAAAAAACTTGGACTACCACcttatattttctcatttttctgaatcactttatccatactaggggtgccggagcttatcccagctgacttcgggccagagttGGGGGACGCCctgaatatttttgggatgtgagtaactatttaaatacattttgaaaacccAATATTTTTGACTGATTTCTGATCAGATGAGATTATGGGGTCACCAGATGTCTGGTCGCCCGGATGattggtcgtccggacgtttggtcgcccggacgtttggtcgcccggacgtttggtcgcccggacgtttggtcgcccggacgtttggtcgcccggacgtttggtcgcccggacgtttggtcgcccggacgtttggtcgcccggacgtttggtcgcccggacgtttggtcgcccggacgtttggtcgcccggacgcttggtcgcctggacgttttgAGGGTGAGAACTTACTAGCGGCAGCAACACCAATCAGCACAGACGTCAGGTAGAAAGACCACGTGGACGGCTCATAGAAGACGGCGATATAGCCACTGGAGACACAAGATGTGACATTGATGAGGCATTGATTGGTGGACACTTTCCTCTCAAAGACGACCAATCAGCGAGAGGTATTACCTGTAAAGTAGTCCGCTCACAAACATGGTCGCCTTCGGTCCAAGCATCGCCACCACGGCTGGCGCCACCAAGTTGGAAAAAGAGAAGACTCCATAGATGATTCccaaactagaaaaaaaaaacagatacagaTTTTTTCAGAACTTGGAAGCACTTTGGCTAAATGTATATTAGTTATAATCTACCAACCTGTGGTATCCGCTTCCAGTGAAAGTGTCATTCGGTAGGCTTTTCACTACCGTTTGCTAAAAtgaaggagaaaaaagaaaagggctTTAATTGGATTACATTAAAAGAtcataaaacaacacaattcGAGGGGAAATTGAAAACACGAGATGCACATGACACTCAAGTTGGTCTCTTTCTTTTCTAAATGTCTGTAACATTTAAGTAGAAATAACTCACAAACATTAATACTGTCTAAAATGAGATATTAAACAAGATCGTGAGGAATATTAATCACTAATGTTTATTGTACTTCAAATAACATTCATTCTGGcttaattaatattaaaaacgAACTAGTTGGAGGAAAATTGCCAATATTCATATTATAGCAAAAAACACTAAGAAAAGTACCCATTAACAAAATGCGAGCAACttctaaaatgaaataaattaaaaactaaaggCTGTTTACTGAATTGGAAAAAGTGATAGATGGGGGATCACCAATTTAACATCATTTCTTACCTCAATGTTACCACAAGTGGTGAaggctgtaaaaataaataagaatccCACACCCAAAACTACGACGTTAAAAGTCCTCCAGTCAGCCATAGTGCTTCTTTCCCTTCCTTATTATCCACGCAACTACATTTCATGGAGACCGCCTCTCAACTTTTGAAAAGCACCCAAATATCATTTTAAGTTAATGAACGATGGATGTGGTGGGTGGAAATAACGACAGCTTTGTGGGCTTCTTGTCAGTTTGTCAGACAAAGTACGCATGACAACTTGTGACTTCTATTAGGGGAGTTTTTTTCCGCCTGTTTATCTTGGATGACTTTCTCGCTCCACAGTAGTCAAATACTGCTCTTCTTCCCCTACCTGGACAGCGGGACATTACTTGATACGCCAAAGTGTTGCTGTCATCTGGTGGCTGGAAGTGTAAcatatgtcattttaaaaacaaaataaattgaagaTATTACTTCCAGGATATTcttttttaagtaaaatgttACTATAAACATTACGGAAAGCGTTTTGCTTTTCACGAGTGCAAATCTTGAACATGCGCCATTACGCGTGTGGGTCTCGTTTTAATTGGTGAGTTTTATTTCCGCATTAGGCGaaacaaaacataaatgtaCACGAAGAAGAAACCTCCAACCAATAGTAATCCACGAAAAGGCCACCTCTTGGCGTGCAGTTACCCTGCCACAACAACAAAGACTTTTGACAAAACGAGAGGATTCACCCTTCTTCTTTTCCATCTTGGTTCGCTTTCCTGAAAAGGTACGTTTTGTGCACTCGTGTGTATGAAGTTCCCTTGAAACCTTATCTAACTCCTCCCtacttatatacattttttatttgccgCAGGACAACTCTATAAAGAGTAATTTAAGTCTTCACATAACTGTTTTACTTGCAAGGACAACCTCAGTTGCACAGTGTCAAACCTCCAACTTAATTAACGTCGTCAGCTATTGAGACGCAACCTTAgacaatatttattatttatgatcTCTATTGAATCTCAACAACACAAAACGTGCCTGCATTGTCGACGTGGACTACTTTCGTTGAGCAAAGGTGTGAAGTATCTTGCTCTATCTATACACTCTTGGGCTCGACGGAACGTTTCCACTGATTGTACACAATCATCATGGCGACCCAGGATGGTGAGTATATGGTAGAATATGGCAACATTCAGTCCACAACGCTGCAGCTATTTTTGTATCGGATGTTAAATTAGAGCAGCCACTGACAGAGACGTTTACAACGTGCCTAGTTAAGGTTGTGTCTCTAAAAGTCCACGTCTCTTCGTTTAGATTTTACCTTGCCATGTTTCACCAGGTTAGTCGCTAGCTAACGTCATTGACTGCTAACTAATCAAAATGAGCCAATCGCACTACACTTTTACTGTGAATAATATAAGAGTAAAGAAAATCAGACTCAAATGACAACCCGAAATGTCTAATAGTCGATGTGTTATTTaattgacaaaaagaaaagcacatGGAAAGTGCAAGATGCTGTGTCATTAGCGTTTAGCCCCCTAAAAAGCACGCGTTTTTTGTTGACCCCTCATTAAAGTTAACTGAGTaactatttaaaaagtattaaacaaccatgcacatAAATAACACGTTTTGACAGAACATTTCTGTATTGTCTGATTTGCGTTCTATTATaaacaatgtaaaaatgtcTAATATTAAATGTTCCTGGTCTGAATCTATAGTCTTAAGgtgtattttaaattaaatgccattgaagtatatataaaaatatatatattgctaAACAAAACTTATATGTTTTTGAATTTAAGACCAAAATTGGTCAAAAGTTTTCAACAAGTTTTAGGTTGGAAACACTAAATAAAGTTGTAATATAtcactttttctctttatggcaGAAAGTCAGGTCACAATGCAAACAGATGCAAATccaaaggaagaagaagaagaggcacCTACGTGCAACACGACGGATAAGGGCGACTCCGAATCGACGTCTGCCGAGGGAAACACGGCTACTCAGGACTCTCCGGGCATCAGCAACGGCAGCGACAACGCTGAGGAAGAAGGCGAGATGGTGGACTTGAAGATCATTTGGAACAAGATCAAATATGACCTGAGAATCCCAATGGAGAGCACCGGCGccaaactaaaagaaaaaatccaCTCACTCACGGGTAAGGGGATCAAGGAAGAAGATTGAGAAAATTTAGAACCATCTAGTTGTAGTATTTCTCCTTcccatttaaggccataaatcaaaacaattccaaGGTTATTAATTAATCCAATTGCATAcgcaaaaacaacagctgtaacaatcatcacattgcaggtattcaataataacaattaaagtcggaactcaaaaacaactccactgaaaatcaaacaaacaagcctccattcagcaaaaaaaatccataatcaAGCTAAAAAACTGTCtcaatttacgacaatatgcgagcaATCACGAAAGTTGTTGGATAGCCATCACactgcatcagcaatttcttaagcgtccttccaggtctgcattcttgggtaaaggtcagtcctatcttccagtaaacagtcctcggtgacaagctctcatacaaaaatgattaaatgcacacgtatataatagtattacagaattaatccaacaagTATACTATATAACCTATTCTTCTTCATGTGTCAGGTCTTCCACCAGCCATGCAAAAGGTCATGTACAAGGGCCTAGTTCCAGAAGACAAGACGCTACGGGAGATGAAGGTGACCAGTGGCGCCAAGATTATGGTGGTGGGATCCACCATAAATGACGTGTTGGCCGTCAGTACGCCCAAAGAAGTCGTACAGCAGGAAGCCAAGGCCGACGAAGACAAGAAGGAGCCACTGTGCAGACAAAAGGTCAACACATGTCGCTGCTATGTTGAAAATCAACA
Coding sequences within it:
- the ubfd1 gene encoding ubiquitin domain-containing protein UBFD1, yielding MATQDESQVTMQTDANPKEEEEEAPTCNTTDKGDSESTSAEGNTATQDSPGISNGSDNAEEEGEMVDLKIIWNKIKYDLRIPMESTGAKLKEKIHSLTGLPPAMQKVMYKGLVPEDKTLREMKVTSGAKIMVVGSTINDVLAVSTPKEVVQQEAKADEDKKEPLCRQKQHRKVLDKGRPEDVMTAIKGTKERLPTVPLSGMYNKTGGKVRLTFKLEQDQLWIGTKERTEKVPMGSIKNVVSEPIEDHEGYYMMAFQLGPTEASQYWVYWVPTQFVDAIKDTVLGKWQYF
- the LOC144208083 gene encoding UNC93-like protein MFSD11, which produces MADWRTFNVVVLGVGFLFIFTAFTTCGNIEQTVVKSLPNDTFTGSGYHSLGIIYGVFSFSNLVAPAVVAMLGPKATMFVSGLLYSGYIAVFYEPSTWSFYLTSVLIGVAAAMLWTAQGQFLVENSEASTINRNTGMFWALLQCSMLFGNLYVYLEWNGKREISDGSRKIIFLSLLVASVVGTLCFLALRRTHLPEEEMLSEEEGQSLLSSRVVYQHRADTALQDVKADFKTMLQLLKTRDMLLLSPCMAYSGLELSFYSGIYGTCLGATEQFGETAKGLIGISGIVVGVGEIIGGGLFGLVCKNNRFRRTSVVFLGMVVHFVAFYLIFLNIPDDAPVVFSSTTSKSPFLTPSVSIALLCSFLLGLGDSCFNTQLYSILGCIHAEQSTPAFAIFKFIQSVFAALAFFYGGAMLLTWQLLIMVVLGFSGTLSFFVAERMHDADDAYTEAVE